TATCCCCATTCGTTCCTCAAATTTGAGAGCGTTTGTCCGCGTCCATGTCAGCACCACAATCCTGATGCACTTGCTACTGGACCTTATAACGTACTCATTCCGACCCAAAATATGTGTTGCCGTTTTGAACTAAACTTCGTTTAAGCCTAGTTTAAAACTGAGAGTGCACGTCGTCTTAGGAATGTGAGGGACTGGCTGGAGTAATCGTACGGCGAAGGTGACTGTCGTAGTTGAGGTAGACGGCGGAATTTGTCTGACATGGTCGTCGGCTAGAGCGTATGAAGGGTGCTTCCGCTTCTTCCTGTCGTTGTGGTGGCAGGGACCAGGTATGCAGTTTGCCTGGCCGGGATCCTCGTCGGCGGCCTTTTGTGCTGGCGGCGTCTGCGACGTTGCGCAGCGCACGCATAGCGAGCGGCTCCGGCAATCGATTGATCGACCAGTCGGCTGGATGGGCTGTACGGTGGGAAATGGGTAAAGGCCCAGGTGcggggaaaaaaagaaaatgagtaTAGGAAAAGATAGGCAGGTGGGCTGTAGCCCAACCGCCCATATGTGGAAGGTGGAAAaagggagaagagaagaaaatgggCCGGCTGAGTtaacgagaaaaaaaaaaggcagatcGAATGCAAATTCAAAACCAAATCTAAATGCAtcttgaaaatttgaaaaattcataGAGGCTACATGGAatattaatactccctccgatccatattaacattctcaaatttgctcaaatatgaatatatctatgctCCAAAAGCGTctaatatatgtaatatttcgactaATAATTTGGATCGGGAGTAGTATATTCCAATAATTTCAGATCCAAAAGTAAAGAATAAAAATATAATGTTCCTTCAACAAGCCCCCTAGCCCCCCGTTTTAGTAATTCAAATTAACGTAAAATAAACTCTAATACCTACTCTTCTAAACCATACTAGTATATACCAATACCTACTCTCTGTTCTAAAAAAGCTAAATACGTACCCTAAAGGCCTAAATCAACCCCAAATTGAAACGCTGCCAGTTTTcgttttatttgttttgagGTCATTGTTGTACTTTTTTATGATCTTTCCTTTTGCACATAAGAGAGGTTTTATTGATACACAAGTGTTACATCAGAGGTATCCGAAGGAGGATCACACCCCGACCATCAAGTAGTACGCCGGTTTGACCTGGCACAAGCAGCTAAGTCATGACGGACCCCAATTTGAGAACGATCGATCTTGGTGATCTTAACCTCTCTCGGTGAAGAAATAACGCGCTTCACCTCTTTGACAAGGCTGCAGTACCTTGACCTATCCATGAAACCCACTTTGGCTTTTGAGATACAGTGTTCCTTATGGTTCAAACTTCATGAAAatcagtttcaaaaaaatctgaatttttttttaatgttagTATAGACATAACTACATATCTGTACATTTTCGTGTAAACATATATTGATTTGTGATCTGtgcaaaaataacaaatcCGGAGATGTATAATAGCGCTATCGTACCTCCCcagatttgttatttttgtacAGACCACAAATCAATATATCTTTACACGAGATGTACAGATACGTAGTATACGTCtatactaaaaaaaattcagttttttttaaactgaTTTTGATGAAGTTTAAACTATATGCAGTACCTTGACCTATCCTGGCTTCTATTTCGGGCACAAGCCGTTGCGCCTCTGACTGGGCCCGCTGCCGCCAAATCGGCCGGCGAGCCCCCTCaatcccgcgccgccggctggATGTAGAGCACAACCGCCACCCGTTCTTCGCCCACGCGCGCGCCCAAGGACCCGCCGCACAGCTAGAGGCCCACCCGTGGCCATCTTCTGGTGGTCAGGCGCGGTGGCAACGCGGCCCGACGCGGCaggcgcggcggaggccgggAAGGCAGCGGCAGTGGGCACATCGGGAGGGCAGAGGTAACATGAGGAGGAAaaatgaaatttgaaaaattacaGGGAACCAATTCAGTGAACGGGCTAGAGAAAGAGACCATTTTTTGCTACTCCGCTCTCCTATTCATAAAACTTCTTTTATAGTCCAATTACCCCTTCTCCGTCGCGGCCCATCCACACGAGTCAGCCGTCCACCGCATCAGTTATATCTTGAAATCAAGGTTTTGTCATCCAGAGATCAGAAGAAATCAGCGGAAATCCCCTTAAAAAATGAAATCAGCGGTAACTGTGAAATCAAGTGTTTGGTCAAGTGGATTAGAATTTTACCCCTTCAATCTGGGTACTCCTTAAATTTCATTGTGGTACATTAGATgaactagcaaaagaacccgtgcgttgctacggacaacggaaaattgtatcaaaacgtcaaattaaatattgttatgtttcatgatcacatatgtatatagtgattatgatatgttttttttgtgagcTATACTctggtatttttcttttttttacatgtcTTGTTTTTATATTTCTCCTTGCACTGCTCTCCTACTACTCCTACTTCgtattttctttctcaatTCTCTTCTCCCAATTTCTCGCTCTCCGTTTgactatcctctccatccaccATGAGTGCAaactctcctctccccgtgcCGATTCATCCCACCACCGAACATCACGCCGCCATGCATAGCCGCCCGCTTGTGCGCACCGCCTAGATTCCCGCCGTCCGTCCCCTCCCGCGCGTCGTCTGCTCTCACTTGCCGCCTGGTACGCTTGTGCGCTGCCCACCTGCGCCCTCTCGCAGCCTTGTCCGCCTGTTCGCGTCCGGCCACTGGTCGCCGCGCGCCACTGCCGTCCGGAGGGCCCCTGATGGCTCGCACCGACGCGGTCACTGCTGCCTTGTgcgaggccaccgccatcccggcctcagtctcatcccatcgccgtcTAAGTCCCGCGGGGAGCCATCGGCGCGCAAGAGCCGGTGAACGCGGCGGTCGGACCATGCGACGGAGCTGCGGgtccgcagccgccttccgcacacggacgccgccgacgcgcacgagctggtggaggcaaccaagagcggcggcaggcgcTGGCGAGATCCAAAGGGCAGCGGCAAGATCCGGATCGGGCAGGGGTGGGGAtgagattcgtaggagaggaggagcagcgctctgttggtgtttttttttggcggtACATGTTTTTTCTGCGTTTGAGGACTGCGGGAGCCGGGACTAAAAGGGAGGTGGGGACAGCGGTGGCAAATTCGTAATTTCGGTGAAATGACGTACCGCGACGTCTGAATCATcatcaccaactccaatttaatatattgatataGATAAACGGCCACAAATTTtgggtaccgtaaaagaaatgaaaaaccGACAAGAAGGCAAGAGCACGCGAGCTGTAAGAATCAAGGCTTAAGAGAAGGCCGGCCTAATGATACATGCTTAGCGGCAGGGACAAGAAACAATGATTCAGCATGTTAAATCGACCAGCTGAGGACAACTTTCTAAAAGATGATCCTAGTCACCCATGTATAGCATCATAATCTACATGCAGGTTACAACTTTCTAACACGAGCAAGTTCAGTGACGCCATCATCTACCATTCAGAGGAGGACCGAGTTTAGCTTTACAGGCTACAGCACGGTTCATGGAAAGTTCGTGTTCAGTGTTTCCATCCAGATCCCATGCAATGGTACCCAGAAACAACGGCACAAGCGTACCTACACGGAAGATCCTTTGGATCATAGGATTCTTACGGGACAACCTTTTGGTTTGGGCAGATCTCGCTGGTAGTCATCATATCAGTATCACTAGCGCCTGCAAAACAAAACCAGAACAAATGTGCACTATAACGACAACATATGCTTGGGCACATGCAAAAGCAGTAAAAAAACTAGTACTGTAGTATGTAGAAAACCCGTGGTGATGCAGTCATGTTTTGCGAATGGCAAAAACATGACCGTTAGTGATCGAGATGAGAGAGATCGTTACTtacatttgatttttttatcatgAGGCTAGGTTTAGCTATGAGAGCATGTATGTCCCATTTGGATGGCAGTTTAAGTTCACTGTATGTAATGTTTGATTTTCTCCCTTGTGTTGCGTGGCTGATCGTTGTGTGCATATTGTGCTGGCTCCTCCAACTTTACTTGTCCTCTCCACGCCTTCTCTAGGCTCATTCCTCACTCTTTTTGACAGCTTTGGTAGGCTTAGACAAAAAAGAGGAGGTCCCAATCACCATCCTTatgtactttctccgtcctgaaataagtgagaTGTATCTGGAGAGAAACTGGCGCTTAATGAAGCGATGCCGAGATTTGGTTCTCCTTGCCAGCTTCTCCTGACCTTCATTCCTCTACCTGGTCGATGCGGTGGCACAAGTGTACGTGGCACAGAAAAGTGCTCTTTCAAGATATATTTCTCCGCCTCCTCGAAACTGGAGTTGCAGTTCGTAAATATTTTCTCACTCCATGTAAAATTTCTTTCATTGAATCAATTTCAATTGAAAATCATGCAAAATTTCTGTTCATAGATCAACTTACATTGGATTGTTGTGAATTGGTGATTCAGATGCTCTTCGATCTAATGCCATTGCTCTAAGTGTATCAGGTCTGTCGCGACAACATGATCAATTGTTCTGCGACAACTATTACCGCAGCCCAGAGTGAACAATCGTTTACTGATGAGGGAACAAATGCAATTGGGTTTCCAAAGAAGATCATGTGATGCGTAACTCGGAATAACCCATCCATGTCTTCATTGATATTAATAGAATTTGACTGTTAGATCAATAAATTGGTCTTTTTATTGATGTTATGTTTTGTGATACAGAACTATTGTGTGTACGACTTTTTAGTTATCATATGATTACGATGCCTTTTATTCTACATTAATAGATTTCCCACTGATTTTTTCAAAGCCCAAGTACAGATTGCCATGGAGTCATTTGTTTGGCTTCGCATAGTAATTACTGCAAATGTCATAGGCATAGCAACGCTGTTGGTAATATTTGAGAGGTGCATAGTCGAAGTTTGACGTGATGTGGGGAGACTTCTCCCGGTGATTTCTAAAAAACAGAGTTTCGATGTGGTCGCATGTCGGGAAGATATATATACGTATGTAAACAAAGTTGTGACATTTAATATGGGCGGAGAGAGTAGTTACCGGTACATTCAGGGCACTTAGTTAGGTTTATCTTGTCCTTTGCTATTAGGCATCTAAAtatgttttgaacttttttgcTTTGTTACGTGGAAATGCAGAGCTTTGACTTCATTttgtgaagaagaaaaaaaaaggagtttTTCCGCATTCAAGATACACTCTCCGTTAATTTCTCAGAGACATCCATTCAGCAGTTGTGAAAGTCAATAAGACAGAGGAATTGGCGTACCCGATCAACGATCTCGAATTCTCATAAGCTGACTCCACTCCGCCCAAGTCCACAATCAGATGAGAAACCAACCACTCCTCGTCTAAATGTTCCAGCATACACTGGCAATGTCAGTACCTATTAAACCACCTCACACATTTCCCACCcagaaaaactgaaaaagcAGAGCAACCCCCCTGCACTGCACATTTCACTACAGCACTCCATTCCTCTGCTTCCCCTCCCCCCTTGGAGTAGTTCTCTTATCTCCCTCCATCAATGCCACCACCGTTCAAATCTCCTCTTTAACTCCCCTGCACACGTACTAGTACCTACGTACGCTCAAGTGCTTGTTCCTCTACCATGCCACTCCACTCTCACGTCGGCCAGCTCCTattcctgctgctgctaatTCTTTCCACCGCAATTCCGGACGCTGTCTCCTCATCCTGCGCCGGCCGCGACCGGGACGACGCGGCCATCGTCGCGGCCGCGTTCCGGCACGTGCGCAACTTCCAGCCCTCGACCGTCCCGGCATGCACGCCGGTAACGGAGCTGCGGCTGCCCTCGCGGAACCTCACGGGCGCCGTGGCGTGGGCGGCGCTCGCCAACCTCTCCGCGCTCGCCACGCTCGACCTCTCGGGGAACGCGCTGCGGGGCGCCATCCCCGGCGGGTTCTGGCGCGCGCCGTCGCTCCGCACCGTGGACGTGTCAAGGAACCAGCTCGGCGGCTCGCTGCGGGTGGAGGAGCCGAACCCGCGGCTGCTGTCCCTCAACGTCTCCGGCAACCGCTTCACGGGCGTCTCCGGGGTGGACGGCCTCGCGGTGCTCGACGCACTCGACGTGTCCGCCAACAGGATCCGGCAGGTGCCGCAGGGGCTGGCGCGGCTGGCGCGGGTGAGCCGGCTCGACATCTCCGGGAACGCGATGCAGGGGACGTTCCCTGGCGACCTGCCGCCGCTCGACGGGGTCCGTTTCTTGAACGTGTCGTATAACAGGTTAATGGGCGTGGTGAAAGTCGGAGCCGTGAAGAAGTTCGGGCCCTCGGCGTTCGTCCACGCCGGGAATGCTTCGTTAGTATTCTCCAAGGAGTCCACCCCACGGCCGAAGCAAGCTCCAGCgcggacgccgacgccgacgcatGGAAGAAGTAAAAACAAGAAGGACCCTGCGAGGACGGAAAAGAGTACGGCGACGAGAAGAAAGAAGCATCCGAACATGGtcgtggtggcggtggtgtgcgGGGTGGCGTCCGTGGCCGTTCTGCTCTGCTTGGTCCTGTGCGTGGCGTGCGGCGTGCTCAGGCGCAGGAAGAATGGAGGgaaagacgaggaggagaagaaggtgcAGCAGAGGGGTGGTAACGAAGAAGAggtgacggtggcggcggcggcaacggcgaaGGGCGCATCTGCCGCGCCGGTGGTTCTGTTCGAGCGGCCGCTCATGGAGCTGACGCTGTCCGACCTGGCCGCGGCCACGTCCGGCTTCGGGCGCGAGTCCCAGCTcgcggagcgcggcggccgcagcggcGCGGCGTACCGCGCCGTCCTACCGGGAGACCTACACGTGGTCGTGCGCGTCGTAGAGGATGGCAGCATGGGCCGGGCCGAGGAGGTCGGCGACAACCCGGCGGCCGCGTTCCGGGAGCTGGCGCGGCTCCGGCACCCCAACATACTTCCGCTCCTTGGATACTGCATTGCAGGTGAATGCGACAAAGTTGATTTTGGATTCTTCTCCGCGTGTTCTAGTTGGAGCAGTTAGGTTAGGTTGCGCGCACATATCATCAGAAATTCTTCTCTGCTGCAGCTTTTGAAATTCGAATTTGGGTCACATTTATTGTCACAGGTCGGGAGCAGTTGCTGCTATACGAGTACATGGAGAAAGGCGACCTCCACCGGTGGCTGCACGAGCTGCCGTCAGGGTGGCCGGACGACATGGAGgacacgggcggcggcgacatctGGGAGACGGCGGAGGACAAGCGGTCCATATCCGACTGGCCGACGCGGCACCGCATCGCGCTCGGGGTGGCCCGGGGCCTGGCGTTCCTGCACCAAGGGTGGGCCGGGTCGGGCCGGGCCGTGGTGCACGGGCACCTGGTGTCCACCAACGTGCTCCTCGGCGACGACCTGGAGCCGCGGATATCCGACTTCGGCCGCGGAGGCGAGGAGCAGGGGACGCCGGAGGGGGACGTGTACGGCTTCGGCGTGGTGGTGCTGGAGCTGATGACGGGGCAGGCGAGGTGGGACGAGGCGTCCGTGAGCTGGGCGCGCGGGATCATCCGGGACGGCaaggggctggacatcgtggACCCGAGGGTgcacggcgaggcggcggcagggccggaggcggagcgggagaTGGTGGAGTGCCTGCGGGTGGGGTACCTCTGCACGGCGCACTCGCCGGACAAGAGGCCGACGATGCAGCAGGTAGTGGGGGTGCTCAAGGACATCAGGCCTGACGGTGGTCCGCTGCACTGCCAGCGCCTAGCTGCGTGCGTGCCTCTTCTGATGAGCCACCAACACATGCAGGCGTCGTGTGCTGCCTTCCCCGCTTGAGTACATGAATCATAGGCTTTACAGCTtcgtatttttttctttcctttgcaCAACGTGTATGCAGCAATATTCCTAGCCGGTAGGAACAGTTGAGTTCAGAACCTTTTTCTCGTGTTGCTTGCTTGGGGGCTTAACTGCGTTGGTAGTAGGAACATGAACAGTTTGGTATTAACTGCAAGTCGACGTACGTCGGCAACGCACAGATGGGTTAATCCGCGCCCTTTTAATTCAAAAATTTACGCAGCACATCTACTTAGTCTGCGATAATTGACAAGAGATCACCGCGTTCATAAGGGGAAGGTTTTCTTAAGAAAAACGAACTCGACCTGGCCACCACTCATAAGAAAATAGAAATACTAAACGAAAGAGTACTGCGCATCATGACTGATTCATACGGGTTAACAAAAGGTAAGGTCGATCGAGAAGAAGGCAGTCGCACAGACTTGCTTTCTCAAGTATGGCGAAGAAAGATATTGCTAAACTAGCAAAAGGAGTAAGCAAACAAGGGTTAGTGGAAGGGAATGCGAGGTTGTTATGCATGTCTGCGTGCGAGTCAGAGATCGATCTCACTGGGGTTGGTTGTCAGCTGGTCGGTCGAGGGACCATACCCTTTTTGGCCTTTTAGGTTTGGGTGGCCACGCATGCACACACAAGAGTCAAAAAAATGGACTCGATCTTGTCGCGTTGCCGCGAAATCGTTGCGGGGAGGGAGGGTGCGGCAGTAGAGGTCAGCGAGGAGTTTTTGTTCGCTTGCTTCCAATTACTTGCGCACCGGTACGGGCCACAGTAGATCTCTGCCACGACACGTGATTAAGTATtacttccgtccaacaataaaGAGCATATTAGGGTTCGGTTGACCAAAcatttgatcacaaattatttCATGAACAtatgactaatgtgatcaaaagcATATTCATGAACAAATATCCTTGAGTAGAAATATAATAGATATGAATCTATGCATataatctattatatactaaaagtacgtgacggaaaaaaaaaagagaggttaGAAAATCCCACAAAAAGCAAAATATCTGACCGTTCATATATAGATCTATTGAATCACAACCATCGGATCTTCCTGACGCGTTGTGCCTATGACCGAGATTAATTAGGGCGCGTACGTTAGCCTCTACCTCCTCTCTATCGATTctccca
This is a stretch of genomic DNA from Brachypodium distachyon strain Bd21 chromosome 1, Brachypodium_distachyon_v3.0, whole genome shotgun sequence. It encodes these proteins:
- the LOC100845249 gene encoding calmodulin-binding receptor kinase CaMRLK, producing the protein MPLHSHVGQLLFLLLLILSTAIPDAVSSSCAGRDRDDAAIVAAAFRHVRNFQPSTVPACTPVTELRLPSRNLTGAVAWAALANLSALATLDLSGNALRGAIPGGFWRAPSLRTVDVSRNQLGGSLRVEEPNPRLLSLNVSGNRFTGVSGVDGLAVLDALDVSANRIRQVPQGLARLARVSRLDISGNAMQGTFPGDLPPLDGVRFLNVSYNRLMGVVKVGAVKKFGPSAFVHAGNASLVFSKESTPRPKQAPARTPTPTHGRSKNKKDPARTEKSTATRRKKHPNMVVVAVVCGVASVAVLLCLVLCVACGVLRRRKNGGKDEEEKKVQQRGGNEEEVTVAAAATAKGASAAPVVLFERPLMELTLSDLAAATSGFGRESQLAERGGRSGAAYRAVLPGDLHVVVRVVEDGSMGRAEEVGDNPAAAFRELARLRHPNILPLLGYCIAGREQLLLYEYMEKGDLHRWLHELPSGWPDDMEDTGGGDIWETAEDKRSISDWPTRHRIALGVARGLAFLHQGWAGSGRAVVHGHLVSTNVLLGDDLEPRISDFGRGGEEQGTPEGDVYGFGVVVLELMTGQARWDEASVSWARGIIRDGKGLDIVDPRVHGEAAAGPEAEREMVECLRVGYLCTAHSPDKRPTMQQVVGVLKDIRPDGGPLHCQRLAACVPLLMSHQHMQASCAAFPA